In the Chaetodon trifascialis isolate fChaTrf1 chromosome 12, fChaTrf1.hap1, whole genome shotgun sequence genome, GCACATTGTTAGCATGGCGTTAGCACGGCATTAGCACAGCCTTAGCATGGCATTAGCATGGCATTAGCACAGTGTTAGCAGCAGTGAGGGGTGAGAGGGTCACCTGGCTGGTTCTCGGACACTCTGCAGTACGAGTTCCTCTGGTACTCTCCGCTGAGGTGCCAGCTGAACTCCTGGCTGAAGGGACAGTAATCAGCGATCTCCACAGCGCCGCCGAAGAACGCCAGCTGGTCAGGAGCCACGTCAGGGATCCTCTCAAAatactgagacacacacacaggatcacagtttacacttcagctgaaaacactcaAAGATGAATCGACTGGTCGATTGAAAGAAAACTAATCAGCAGCTGTTCTGATAATTGATGAAACTTTTCTCTgaactgtaaactgaatatttgagTTCTGGATcaaagttttgtgttttgtatttttcacctGCTCCGCTGGGCCAGctcttacctgtgtgtgtgtgtgtgtgtgtgtgtgtgtgtgtgtgtgtgtgtgtgtgtgtgcacacgtacCTGGTACTCCAGCGGCAGCTCCTGTGGATACTTCTGCAGGTTGCAGACGGCCACAGCCAGCTGGTCTTGtctgcaggtgagctgcagaggagacgCTCGCACTGTGTCGCAGTACGGAGTCACAGCGTGTCGTCTGCTGTCAGATATGACAAAGTATTATCAGATTTTGATTCTCTCATTCAAGGGTTCAGTTTTCTTGATTTTGAAGGTTGTTTCCCCTGCATGCATATTCTGAGAGGCCACGATTACGGTGCTGAAGTGTCGTCAGGCGGCAGGAAACTGGACGTTTTCATGCAAATTAACATTAAGTGAGTGTAAATGATTTAATCTACGCTGTAAATAAATTCAATAAATCTGGACAAACTTGAAGAAACACCTCATCTGAAGACAAGTTTCACACAGACAATGTTAATTACTGTGACCTCTGTCGCTGGCGGTCCATCCAGAATTTGCAGCTCTTCATGACGAAGTCGCAGCCGAGGCCGCGGCCCCAGTCCAGCCTCTGGGCCAGGCTGTAGTTGGCTCGGTACCAGCCGCTGTCCTCCATGATGGCCAGCGTCAGCCGAGAAAACACCCTGTTCTGGGTGTGGGAGCCCGTCATTGCCTCGttctgagggaggaagaggcgaCGATGAAAACAGGGACCAACTCAAACTGATCAGTTGAAATCAGGCAGAGGACGCGTGGTGACCTCCAGCAGCCTCTTCTCCCAGTGGTTCAGCTCAGTGCCCGTCCCTCCCTGGTTCTCCAGCTCCATTCCCTCCAGGATGGGACAGTTAAAAtgtctcctcgcctcctcctgCAACCAAAGAGAGGAGCACAAACAGCTCCGTCAACACTGACGACTGTGACAACAACCAAACACTTATTATCACTATCGATTAATGAATTATTGATCAGGAACGGTTTCCCTACAGACCCAGGACGAGTTCACATTATGGGTTTTTTTTCATAGTAACAATCTGTGGGCCTACGGCTTCGTCTTTAAACTGTCTCCTCTGTGATGTTCAGGTGAAAACACCTGCATACATGACTGTGAGTGCTGACTGAGAGTGaaggtgaacacagaggaacTTCAGCAGGTGAGCATGAAAGCAagtgaaggaggtggaggaggacttTCATCCCTTCAGGATTCTGGTGGAAACTTCTCACCACGACGCGAGGAGTGACCAGGACGTGGACCTGGTGTCGgaccatctctcctcctctgatgtcCCACAGCCTGCTGACCCTCCTGATCACTGCATCACTCCACTGGTACAGAcccaggctgacacacacacacacacacacacacacacacacacgcacacacacgcacacacacacacacgcacacgcacacgcacgcacacgcacacgcacacacacacacacacacacacacacacacacacacacacacacacacacacacacacacacacacacacacacaggtaagagCTGTAGCAGGACTGATAAGGCGTCAGTATTCTTACTGTAAATTCTCCTGAAACTGTCAAATAATAGCTGTCGACTTAATAAAAGCTGGTTTCTAATAAAGGCCAGGTAAGAAAACATTGAAGGGGGTTGACTCgttatttctttctttcgttGTGCTCCTCACTGACGTCAAGCTACCgtcaacacattaaaaacctgtATGACACGTCAACGTGACACCATGAAATCAGGACATGAAACTTTTTCTTTATTACACCAAAGGACAGAATTAAACTAAGAAcaacttctttttttaagtGTAGAAAACGTGTGATGTCATTGagttactgcagctgctgctgaaggtttgGACATCACTGCAGTGCAAGCTGGGTAAGTGATGGTCTGGTCTGGAAGCTCTGGTCAAGCTTAACCAATAGGAGCAGCCTGGGAGTGGCCTTGGAGGGTCTGAGCACAGTGAAGTGTAGGTTTTCTATCTACCATCTCTCTACTGGTGAAATTCACCTTCAGCCAGCATGTGAAGGTatcaggcagagacagacagacagacagacagacagacagacagacagacagacagacagacagacagacagagacattcTGCGTCTCAGCAGGCTGAGATCATGTCTAATCAGTAGAGTTTGGTACAAACTGTATTCACCTCTCGTTGAAGGCCGGCAGCCCACTGGCGAAGCGAGGGGTCAGAGGTTTGCCCTCATCATCATGGTAGAAGGCGAACAGACCGGCTGAAAACCCCTGgtggacagaggacaaacatcaCTCGAGTCAAACTTCAGCAGCCGTATTTCCACATCAGTCGCCCGCACACACTCTGTTCTGAACATCGTCACATCAGATCTTCTTAAAGGAATTAAAATGTGAAGGCTCCTTCTGGTAGTCCAGCTTGATCTATCATGGCTCCAGCTGAGACGGTCAGAAAGTTTCTTTCCAAGAGGAAAAGCTAGATTTGACAGAAGACGTTCAGGGTTTGAGAAAAACGTTGCAGCACTGACCAGAGCGTGAATGATCTCATGTTTGACTGTGGAGAGCATCCCTTCAAACTCCTGAGGCTGAGAGGAGATCATGGCCGGACACAGGTTGGCATAGCCTGCTATAGGTctgaaggacagacacacagacacatggacaTAATGTACTGTTTGATTTTATGCAGACGATGCACAGCTCTACCTTCCTTTCAACAGGATAAAGACAATCAGCTACGACACATGGCCAAACCTGGAACTCTGTGAAGAGTCTGAACTCTGTGACAGACTTTTGATCACATGACTACATGTCCACAACGTGTGGTCCTCCCCACCtgtccagctctgcctccagctgGCAGTAAGCAGCGTAGGCCACTATGTTCTCCTGCCCGCAGCGCTCTGTGGTGATGCCGCTGACGTACAGCACGAAGTCGGACCCTTCCACTCCGGGACCATCTGGGGGCCCCCAGGGGCCACATGACTTCCCTGATTCACTGCACACCTTGCATTGCTAGGAGAGAAGCGCACAAGACAAGAGTGAGCAAAGGCTTCTGAAAAGAACAACCTGATGGGATCCTGACGCCTCACATAAAACCAGAAAGTGACGACCTTCATaaactcacctgaaaacagcacaaagacaacacatcTAACATCTGAGCTCATTggattcattgatttttatttcttctgaatctgatgcagctgtcagtgaacagtttgactGCAGATGattgattctggttttattgacactctctctctctttcacactctTTTGGGATCAGGGTTGTAATTGGTGCACAGAGCatcttgtttcatttcatttttaagccAATGATGCACAGTCACATCTTTGAGTTTGGTTGGACTACTTCAAGGACACAGTTCTATGTCTTGTTGTGAGTGTTATTCCTCACAGACCAAAATCTGTTTGGTGTTTCTGAGACAAAAACCTGCCATCATGTCTGGAATGCCTTTGCTGacccttttcattttctctagCTCCATGAAGAGGttgaaatttgtggttttgagtgaaacatCTCAATAAGTGTTAGCATGACACTGTGTACACACATTCACGCTCCCCCCaagatgaactgtaataactctGGTGATCATCTGACTTTTCATTAGTGCTGTAATTAGGCtatcattttaatttgtccaatactttgatttatgaccaatTATCTGAGAACTAATGGCGTTCacaccagcctcagctgcccTTTGTtagctgctaacatgctaaactaagatgttgaacatggtaaacgtatctgctaaacatcagcatgttagcattgttagctcATACAGCCTCACAGATGTGCTAGCATGCTTTAGACTGTTCAGTCTGGTTGCTACATGATCCATGGCCCTTACTGACCTGCAGGTGGTGCTGTGGTACAATGATGGGGCCACACTTAGTGACATTTGCACAGGCTTCCTGGCAGTAGCGATGAGGgtcatctctcttcctcaggtACTGGTTGGTTGCACATTGTCTaagacaacagaaaaataaccAAGCATGTATGAAAAGGAAAAGCGTGGCACCTTTGAGAAGCGCCAAACGTTACAGCAACAAGATGATCGTAAGGCGTCGTCTGAACGTCCACGTTCCCACAGAGCAACATCAGCAACATTTGTGTCATGAATGAGGATCAAATCTGAGGGTTTATAACCGCGTCCACGGGTGAAACCAGACATTGAGCCTCATGCAAGAACTCgtttgtattattattgtgatCTCACttatttcttcctcctcactggTGCTTGCTCGTATGAGTGTTTCAAGTCAGGTTCTGTAGAGGAACCTCAGCTGTAGATGGACAGGTGACAtacctgctgagcagcacaggcCCCACCCTGTGCCTCACCCTGAAGGCCCTCTGCAGGTAATCAATGGCCTGAGGAAACAGCTTATCctgaggacacagacacacacagacacacagacacacagacacagacacacacacacacacacacacacacacacacacacacacacacacacacacacacacacacacacacacacagtcagtaaAACAAGGCCtggggagagagaaacaacCATCACGGCTGCATGTTGACCACTGAAGATGGGCTTCACGCTGCAGTTCCTCTGGTGGCCACTAGGCTGCCTGCAAGAAGACTTAAACTGCCCTGAAATCAGGAGAAAACGCCTCTAAATTGTCTGGAAAGACAAACTCTCTGTGTGTAATGACAAAGATGAGATGATGATTTCAACTTTTAAAGTATCCTGTAGAGTTTCTGACCACTAGAAGCTCAATGGAGTGATGTTTTCTTAGTGAATGAGtccctgttttgtttacattaaTGAACATCCACATTAGGGCCATCTGTAGATAACAGAACTGTGCGAAACCATTTGTAAACAGTTTATCATCCCTTCAGACGTCTGTCGGCACTGTACACAAGTCCTCAGGTGTTACTCACCTTAACGAGTCTCCTCTTGTCTGCAGGAAGCCTGTGGACAGAGAGCACACAGCCAGAGGCAGAAAACATCACTCATACAAACATGACGTTGTCACAACAGAAGCCTAATTCACAGAGAAACTAAAAAATCTCAGGCTACAGTTTTAAAGTCATGTCATTGtgtcaaatgtcatttttggtCAGTGATGTCACACCTACATATTATACAAATGtgatgactgtgtgtctgtggaccCTCAGCTTGTTAGTCAAACTCTATGTTTTGAATTTTCAGAGGAGTTTGGTGAACCGGCAGGTGAGGAAGATACAGGCTGATGATGGTTGAATGTGAACTCTTACTGGTCAACGCTGTAGTCGTAGATGATCTTTATCTTCAGCTGAAGGTCATCAGGAGAGCTTCTTTTCGTCAAGCGCTCAGGCTTCAAGTACACATGATGGACAACCTAAAGGAGACAATCAAAGAAATGATAAGGAATAAAAGACATTCAGTACACTGAATGTTTACAATATCAATGAAGTCCAATATTAGTATTTACTTAAACTTTGCATTTGCACGAGTTATTAATTACCATTATTCATTTCCACCACTTTAAATACTGAACAGAGTACATTTTGAGCCCGTTTTAAATACCTGTTCAAGGTTTGTAACAAcagtgcttttattctgaagaagTATAACCGGAAAAGCAATTTCGGCTGTTGCTGGGGAAACTGAGGCTAAAGGTGCACAGTTCAAACTGATG is a window encoding:
- the lmln gene encoding leishmanolysin-like peptidase isoform X1 — translated: MEPRLSGDGKPSVSWFLGPAFILSILAVFVSCHGTCKHRAPSPSEVVHHVYLKPERLTKRSSPDDLQLKIKIIYDYSVDQLPADKRRLVKDKLFPQAIDYLQRAFRVRHRVGPVLLSRQCATNQYLRKRDDPHRYCQEACANVTKCGPIIVPQHHLQQCKVCSESGKSCGPWGPPDGPGVEGSDFVLYVSGITTERCGQENIVAYAAYCQLEAELDRPIAGYANLCPAMISSQPQEFEGMLSTVKHEIIHALGFSAGLFAFYHDDEGKPLTPRFASGLPAFNESLGLYQWSDAVIRRVSRLWDIRGGEMVRHQVHVLVTPRVVEEARRHFNCPILEGMELENQGGTGTELNHWEKRLLENEAMTGSHTQNRVFSRLTLAIMEDSGWYRANYSLAQRLDWGRGLGCDFVMKSCKFWMDRQRQSRRHAVTPYCDTVRASPLQLTCRQDQLAVAVCNLQKYPQELPLEYQYFERIPDVAPDQLAFFGGAVEIADYCPFSQEFSWHLSGEYQRNSYCRVSENQPDWWRNYGAEQYGPDSVCLYQKSAFVMEQCTRKMTYPDWGSGCYKVSCSAQGLTVYVQDRSFRCIRKGQLLSVSVRVSDWVYNGVLICPACTDFCDDCPLPHQLPPINTSRSNPIDPCSSSPGLAITLWLLLLNLLPLVAGLLLCHCS
- the lmln gene encoding leishmanolysin-like peptidase isoform X2, with product MEPRLSGDGKPSVSWFLGPAFILSILAVFVSCHGTCKHRAPSPSEVVHHVYLKPERLTKRSSPDDLQLKIKIIYDYSVDQLPADKRRLVKDKLFPQAIDYLQRAFRVRHRVGPVLLSRQCATNQYLRKRDDPHRYCQEACANVTKCGPIIVPQHHLQQCKVCSESGKSCGPWGPPDGPGVEGSDFVLYVSGITTERCGQENIVAYAAYCQLEAELDRPIAGYANLCPAMISSQPQEFEGMLSTVKHEIIHALGFSAGLFAFYHDDEGKPLTPRFASGLPAFNESLGLYQWSDAVIRRVSRLWDIRGGEMVRHQVHVLVTPRVVEEARRHFNCPILEGMELENQGGTGTELNHWEKRLLENEAMTGSHTQNRVFSRLTLAIMEDSGWYRANYSLAQRLDWGRGLGCDFVMKSCKFWMDRQRQRRHAVTPYCDTVRASPLQLTCRQDQLAVAVCNLQKYPQELPLEYQYFERIPDVAPDQLAFFGGAVEIADYCPFSQEFSWHLSGEYQRNSYCRVSENQPDWWRNYGAEQYGPDSVCLYQKSAFVMEQCTRKMTYPDWGSGCYKVSCSAQGLTVYVQDRSFRCIRKGQLLSVSVRVSDWVYNGVLICPACTDFCDDCPLPHQLPPINTSRSNPIDPCSSSPGLAITLWLLLLNLLPLVAGLLLCHCS